DNA sequence from the Chrysemys picta bellii isolate R12L10 unplaced genomic scaffold, ASM1138683v2 scaf2573, whole genome shotgun sequence genome:
GtgcggggtggggtgcgggggaaccagggtgagacctttgggaggcaggatctctccctcgggcctgctcctgctgcaggtgccaggcttgcccagggccagggcagaggagaCCCTCTGGCCGCAGAGCCCTCTCgcatctggctgcagggagtcttGGTTCCCCCTTTGTCccagggagatgggaaggagcaggtggggggggggagttgggtttGGTTGTGTGTGGACAACAGaggtcagcccctcccccctgttagGAGTGTGCATGTGGCGCTGGGCCCCGGactcatggggcagggagggataataggaagaagagctccagctcttttcttacctatcagctgctgggcagctgctgctctcagggCATCCTTCTTGCTCAGTCTCCCTgggcagtcctggagctgggaagcCAAGAACCCAGTTAGTCCCAAGCCACACATcctccccaggctgaggggagCTGCCTGGTAGGGAGGTGAGGAAcccctggctgtcagagccctctcccccttgaTTCCTCCCATGGGACAGAGATGACTTGTACAGGAGCCATCCtcaagggtgggggatggggctgagtcagtgagggggctccctggagcagggaagctcCCTGTGTGCTTAGGTCTTCCCACCCCCCTGTCCTGCAGGGcccacaccccagagctcactcacCAGGATCCTGCAGGCTTCGCTCAGGAAGGCGGGGATGGCAGGGGCCGCCCCCTCGGCTAGCTGGCTCCGCACGAGCGTACGCAGGGGCTGGTAGCTGAGGAAGGGTGCGCACTGCAGCAATGCCACCCTGCACGCCTGCCAGAGAGGGCGAGAAGGAAACTGGTTGAGTCCCTGAGCGCAACAGGCTGCCAACTCgcaggctctgtgtggcttggggAGACTCCGCTGTGCCGGAGCAGCAAGGAGCCACCTCTTTGCAGAATTTCCTCTGGCCTGACGGTTGTTCCCcaggcccccacagcccccatctccagcttggctgggttgaggggagccaggcccgagtgctggggccggggaggtACACTCCTGGAACAGGGAAGGGGCCATTCCCTGTGGGTCCCCGGTGGGCGGTTAACAGCACTGCCCGGTGACCAACGTACTTGGCCTCCCCTCAATCCCAGGCACTATCGGGGGCTGCTACTCGGCTGGGGCGCGGGTTGTGGTGGGATTGCTGCAGGAGGCTGGTCATTCCCAGACAGGAGCTAGCACACaagtgagggcagggcagcagcaatgGAGACCCAATCGGCCTCAGCGACCTGCCCTTCCCTGTGGCCCTGCTTGGGTTAGGTCACTTGCTAGGGGCCAGAGATAGACCTGGACCTGGCCACTAAACAGGGCAGGCTGTAAAATGGAGCCACAGCCGCGGagaggctggctgggcagggaggccagaggtgcctgtggggaatggaggaggagaaggaaaccccACAGATCTACCCCACAGCTACACTCTGagggctggcagagctctgtgtggggtgggggagggctggattAGTGGGGGGTCCTGGGTGCCACAGGGCAGCACTGAGGAGATCTGGGGCTTGGAGGGGGGAGTTTGCACCATCCTTGCCATGTTGTTAGaatgcccccagccacccctgcccctATGAGCCCTCAGCTGCACTCACCTGGGCCACCTGGGGGTCCCCGTCCTGTAGGTGGATGAGCAGTGTCCCCATGCTCTTCTCCACCTCAGCCCCAAAGAGGGATGACTTCTTGGAAACAAATTTGCTGAGGTGGCCAAAGAGCTCCATGGAGGCCCGCCTCAGGCCGCTGGTCTCCTGCAGACAGGGGGCGCAGGGTGGTTAGAGGGGACAGGCTCAGGCCCTCACATGCTTTGGGAATCAGCCTGGCAGCTGCGGAGCCCGGAGAGGTTTCAGCTAGTTCAAACGACAGGACAattctctgcaaactcccctctttcctgctgggccccagggctgctgaacaATTGTGGGCCCAGGGCCCAAGAATGATTGCAtccctgccttccctagcagaggagctgagctgccccacaAATCCAGAAATGTGCCTGCATCGGACACTGAGCCCCCTCCACGGGAAGGCAGGTCCTGAGCACCTTCCCCTGTGGGGTGCCCTATAGCGCCATGGGGCCTGACCTGCTTGGTACTTACATCCTCAAAGAACGTTCTCGCCTGCAGGGCCAGTGGGACGGCGACGTGAGCCTTCAGAGGCGCCTTGGGGTCCCGCAGCATCCAGCAGAgcccttccatggcttccagaACGGTGCGGGGGTCGCAGCATTCGCACACGGCGTGGACAAAACTCTCCAGGATCTTGTCTCGCTTTTTCCTGACCTGCAGAGAAGGGGTTGGACGCCGCTCGGTGAGCAACCCTCTGTCAGCCTGAGTGTAAGCAGAGTCCGGGCAAGTCAGCCTACAGCCTAGTCTGCTCCATAGGAGCcacaggctggggagaaggggaaccagGCGCTTCCTACCCAGCCCTCTCTGCCTAGTCTCCTGCCATTCCAGACCCACCTTGTCCGGGAACTCGGTCACTGCGTTCCTGAGGCCGTGCAGCGCTCTGCCTCGAACGTGGATGTTGCTGTCCTCTGTCCGCTGCAGCATGGCCTTCACAACCTGCTTCCGCATCGCCTTGGGCTCATTCTCCATCAGCAGGGGGCTGCCGAGGAACTAAAGGGACCGAAAGGAGCTGTCAGAGAGGGCTGGGCGAGGCCAGGAGGAGCAAGGGGAAGGGAGTATGATCAGGGGCCAGGAGGTGACATAGATCTGTACCGACTGCTGTTCAAGCAATACACCACCGGGCCCATCTCTCATTGACTGACCAGCTATTGGCCCCCTGTTCCATCAGCTTCTGGGCCTGGCTAACCCTCCCCCCTGGTCTTCCAGGCTCACCTCTGCGAACAGGGCGGTGCAGGCCATGCGTTCGCCCTCCTGGCTGGcctggaggctgggaaggagaagcTTTGGGATGCTCTTCAGGGCCAGGTTTGGGTGGGTCACTATGGCCCTGGGAGAGAACAAGAGTTCATGTTGACGTGTGCATGACAACCCTGCACATGCCGGAATCCGGCCCGGTCCCggccaccccctcccatctctgcc
Encoded proteins:
- the LOC135980300 gene encoding protein maestro-like — translated: MDQERGWQLLEEAQPEGFTLLSRAIVTHPNLALKSIPKLLLPSLQASQEGERMACTALFAEFLGSPLLMENEPKAMRKQVVKAMLQRTEDSNIHVRGRALHGLRNAVTEFPDKVRKKRDKILESFVHAVCECCDPRTVLEAMEGLCWMLRDPKAPLKAHVAVPLALQARTFFEDETSGLRRASMELFGHLSKFVSKKSSLFGAEVEKSMGTLLIHLQDGDPQVAQACRVALLQCAPFLSYQPLRTLVRSQLAEGAAPAIPAFLSEACRILLQDCPGRLSKKDALRAAAAQQLIGYMMDN